From the genome of Methylomonas sp. UP202, one region includes:
- a CDS encoding MBL fold metallo-hydrolase has protein sequence MRYQIIPVTAYQQNCTLLVCERSRKAALVDPGGDLELLLAAVAQHDAELESILVTHGHLDHVGGVAALAEKLSLPIAGPHQDDDFWIQLLPEQCRMFGFPPTKIFKPDRWLRDGDSVQVGLNTLQVLHCPGHTPGHVVFYDSDARLAIVGDVLFKGSIGRTDFPRGDHQALLDSIRLKLWPLGDDVKFIPGHGPMSTFGAERKSNPYVGDHYR, from the coding sequence ATGCGATATCAGATTATCCCGGTCACCGCTTACCAGCAAAACTGCACGCTGCTGGTCTGCGAACGCAGCCGCAAGGCCGCTTTGGTCGATCCGGGCGGCGACCTGGAACTGCTCTTGGCGGCCGTTGCGCAACACGACGCCGAGTTGGAATCGATACTGGTTACCCACGGTCATCTCGACCACGTCGGCGGGGTTGCTGCGCTAGCGGAAAAGCTGAGCCTGCCGATCGCCGGTCCCCATCAAGACGACGATTTCTGGATACAGCTGTTGCCGGAGCAATGCCGGATGTTCGGTTTTCCGCCAACCAAGATCTTTAAACCGGACCGCTGGTTGCGGGACGGCGATAGCGTTCAGGTTGGACTCAATACCTTACAAGTCCTACATTGTCCCGGCCACACGCCGGGGCATGTGGTTTTTTACGATAGCGACGCGCGTTTGGCCATTGTCGGCGACGTACTGTTCAAGGGCTCGATCGGCCGTACCGATTTTCCGCGCGGCGACCATCAGGCGTTGTTGGACTCGATACGTCTGAAACTTTGGCCGCTCGGCGACGACGTAAAATTCATCCCGGGACATGGGCCTATGTCGACGTTCGGCGCGGAGCGCAAAAGCAACCCATACGTCGGCGATCATTACCGCTAA
- the odhB gene encoding 2-oxoglutarate dehydrogenase complex dihydrolipoyllysine-residue succinyltransferase yields the protein MSFEILVPSLPESISDANLVAWHKQAGDWAEAGENLADLETDKVILEVPAPRSGVLKEILIPNDSTVVAGQVLALLDEQADKPGGSLTASSVEPVLSPSVRKIVAERELDPQAIPASGKHGRILKSDVMDYLQDQQVSKPVDAAVEASPAPLSTSAVASLRPEQRVPMTRLRAKIAERLLHAQQNAAMLTTFNEVNLKAVIDLRNQYKDRFEAKHNIKLGFMSFFVKASIEALKRFPAINASIDGNDIIYHGYYDIGIAVTTPRGLIVPILRDADQLDFSGIEKGIHDFGQKARNGSISVEDLSGGTFTITNGGIFGSMLSTPILNPPQCAILGMHAIKDRPIVENGEVVIRPIMYLALSYDHRLVDGKEAVQFLGIIKECLEAPAHLLLNI from the coding sequence ATGAGCTTTGAAATATTGGTCCCCAGCCTCCCCGAATCCATCTCCGATGCCAATTTGGTCGCTTGGCACAAGCAAGCCGGGGACTGGGCCGAGGCCGGCGAGAACCTGGCCGATCTGGAAACCGACAAGGTCATTCTCGAGGTGCCTGCACCTCGATCGGGTGTCCTGAAGGAAATTTTGATTCCGAACGATTCGACGGTTGTCGCCGGTCAGGTCCTGGCGCTACTGGACGAACAAGCCGACAAACCCGGCGGATCGCTGACGGCTAGTAGCGTCGAGCCGGTTCTGAGCCCGTCGGTCCGCAAAATCGTCGCCGAACGCGAACTCGACCCACAGGCCATTCCAGCATCCGGCAAACATGGGCGGATATTGAAGAGCGACGTAATGGACTATTTGCAGGATCAACAGGTAAGCAAGCCGGTCGACGCCGCCGTCGAAGCCTCCCCCGCCCCGCTGTCGACGTCGGCGGTGGCCAGTCTACGTCCGGAACAACGGGTACCGATGACCCGGTTGCGCGCCAAAATCGCCGAACGCTTGCTGCACGCCCAGCAAAACGCGGCGATGTTGACGACCTTCAACGAAGTCAATCTGAAAGCCGTCATCGATTTGCGTAACCAATACAAAGACCGTTTCGAAGCCAAGCACAATATCAAGCTCGGCTTCATGTCCTTCTTCGTCAAAGCCTCGATAGAAGCCTTGAAGCGTTTCCCGGCCATCAACGCCTCGATAGACGGGAACGACATCATCTACCACGGCTATTACGACATCGGTATCGCCGTCACCACCCCGCGCGGGCTGATCGTTCCAATTCTGCGCGACGCCGATCAACTCGATTTTTCCGGCATCGAAAAAGGCATACACGACTTTGGACAAAAAGCCCGCAATGGCTCCATCAGTGTCGAGGATCTCAGCGGCGGTACGTTCACGATCACCAACGGCGGGATATTTGGTTCGATGCTGTCCACGCCCATCCTGAACCCGCCACAATGCGCGATTTTAGGCATGCACGCGATCAAGGACAGGCCGATCGTGGAGAACGGCGAAGTCGTGATCCGGCCCATCATGTACTTGGCCCTGTCCTACGACCACCGCTTGGTGGATGGCAAGGAAGCCGTGCAATTTCTCGGCATCATTAAGGAATGCCTGGAGGCGCCGGCACATTTGTTGCTGAACATTTAA
- a CDS encoding 2-oxoglutarate dehydrogenase E1 component has protein sequence MTSLLKLFEESSSLYGGNAVYVESLYEQYLHDPSTVSEVWRRRFDDIHRGSTEDTPHSIIVERFEKLAIAEPGRLAKMRGFTEQSVKKQSAVARLINHYRVKGHQIARNNPLGKLAAMPADLEPIYYGLTDADMSTLFDTGGLCGVDRLPLREIIQTLQQIYCGSIGSEFMHIVDDESKRWIKNKLEGAKPDFSSHPEKRQWLLKQLIAAEGLEKFLHRKYVGQKRFSLEGGESLILILDELIQRAGESKVTEIVIGMAHRGRLNVLVNILGKSPAVLFGEFEGTHTSMPGALTGDVKYHMGFSSNIATPGGPIHLTLAFNPSHLEIINPVVEGSVKARQDRHGIGGIDVILPVLIHGDAAFAGQGIVMETLNMAETRAFSTGGTVHVVINNQIGFTTSNPFDARSTLYCTDVANMIQAPVFHVNGDDPEAVVFITQLALDYRMTFHKDVVIDLICYRRHGHNEADEPAATQPMMYKAIHQHATPPQIYGQRLVQEGVIDEAGIQQLEQNYMQLLNEGKPVSRPIIENKVYSYSARWEPYLNKHWDIPIDTTVSIERIRFCNLRLQSLPSGFELHPRVAKVMDDRQKMTDGDLPMDWGFAENMAYATLLMDGYDIRLTGQDIGRGTFSHRHAILLNQANGENYIPLKHLSDRQGRPQIFNSLLSEAGVLGFEYGYSSTQPDKLVIWEAQFGDFANGAQVVIDQFIASGETKWGKLSGLVMLLPHGFEGQGPEHSSARLERYLQLCADQNIQVCVPTTPAQIFHLLRRQMLRQYRKPLIVMSPKSLLRHRLAVSTLDELTSGGFQTVIGEIDDIDPFHVTRLILCAGKVYYDLLETRRQDSLNHVAIVRIEQLYPFPNERFKQELDKYPNVEHIVWCQEEPKNQGAWYQSRHHFIEHVSPEITIGYAGRVASAAPAVGNYKTHLNEQKAVVHTALYGSNEGTTHEL, from the coding sequence ATGACTAGCCTCTTGAAACTGTTCGAAGAATCATCTTCGCTTTACGGTGGCAACGCCGTTTACGTCGAATCCCTATACGAACAATACCTGCACGATCCCAGTACGGTCTCTGAAGTCTGGCGGCGGCGCTTCGACGATATTCATCGCGGCTCCACCGAGGATACGCCGCACAGCATCATCGTCGAGCGTTTCGAGAAGCTGGCGATCGCCGAACCCGGTCGCCTCGCCAAAATGCGCGGGTTTACCGAACAAAGCGTCAAAAAGCAATCCGCGGTTGCTCGCTTAATCAACCATTACCGCGTCAAGGGACACCAAATCGCCCGTAATAATCCTTTGGGCAAACTCGCGGCGATGCCCGCCGATTTGGAGCCGATTTATTACGGATTGACCGACGCGGATATGAGCACGCTGTTCGATACCGGCGGTTTGTGCGGGGTGGATCGTTTGCCGTTGCGGGAGATCATCCAGACTTTGCAGCAAATCTATTGCGGCAGCATCGGCAGCGAATTCATGCATATCGTCGACGACGAATCCAAACGCTGGATCAAAAACAAATTGGAAGGTGCCAAACCGGATTTCTCCAGTCACCCGGAAAAACGCCAATGGTTGTTAAAACAACTGATTGCCGCCGAGGGCCTGGAAAAGTTTCTGCATCGTAAATATGTTGGTCAAAAACGCTTTTCGCTGGAGGGCGGCGAATCGCTGATTTTGATACTCGATGAACTGATTCAGCGTGCCGGAGAAAGCAAGGTCACGGAAATCGTGATCGGCATGGCTCACCGCGGCCGTCTTAACGTGTTGGTCAACATACTCGGTAAAAGTCCGGCGGTATTATTCGGCGAATTCGAAGGCACTCACACCTCAATGCCCGGCGCGCTCACTGGCGACGTTAAATATCACATGGGGTTTTCGTCGAATATCGCCACTCCGGGTGGTCCGATACATTTGACGCTAGCCTTCAACCCGTCTCATCTGGAAATCATTAATCCGGTGGTCGAGGGTTCGGTCAAGGCTCGCCAAGATAGGCACGGCATTGGCGGTATCGACGTCATCCTACCGGTGTTGATACATGGCGATGCCGCCTTCGCCGGGCAAGGCATCGTCATGGAAACCTTGAACATGGCGGAGACTCGGGCATTTTCGACCGGCGGTACCGTGCACGTCGTCATCAACAACCAGATAGGCTTCACGACCAGCAACCCGTTCGACGCCCGTTCGACACTGTATTGCACCGATGTCGCCAACATGATTCAGGCGCCGGTGTTCCACGTCAACGGCGACGATCCCGAAGCCGTGGTCTTCATCACCCAATTGGCGCTGGATTATCGAATGACCTTCCACAAGGACGTCGTCATCGACTTGATCTGCTACCGCCGTCATGGCCACAACGAAGCCGACGAGCCGGCGGCGACTCAGCCGATGATGTATAAAGCCATCCACCAACACGCCACGCCGCCGCAAATCTACGGTCAAAGACTCGTGCAGGAAGGCGTGATCGACGAGGCCGGCATTCAGCAACTCGAACAGAATTACATGCAGTTGTTGAACGAAGGCAAGCCGGTTTCCCGGCCTATCATCGAAAACAAGGTGTATTCCTACTCGGCACGTTGGGAACCCTACCTGAATAAACATTGGGATATCCCGATCGACACCACGGTCAGCATCGAACGCATCCGCTTCTGCAATTTGCGGCTGCAAAGTCTGCCGTCCGGTTTCGAATTGCACCCTCGGGTCGCCAAGGTAATGGACGATCGCCAAAAAATGACCGACGGAGATTTGCCTATGGACTGGGGCTTCGCGGAAAATATGGCCTACGCCACGTTGTTGATGGACGGTTACGACATTCGCTTGACCGGCCAGGACATCGGCCGCGGCACGTTTTCCCATCGCCACGCTATTTTATTGAATCAGGCCAACGGCGAGAACTATATCCCGCTTAAACACTTGAGCGATCGGCAAGGCCGGCCGCAAATTTTCAATTCGCTACTGTCGGAAGCCGGGGTGCTGGGTTTCGAATACGGTTACAGTTCCACGCAGCCGGACAAATTGGTGATTTGGGAAGCGCAATTCGGCGATTTCGCCAACGGCGCGCAAGTCGTGATCGATCAGTTTATCGCATCGGGCGAAACCAAATGGGGCAAGCTCAGCGGCTTAGTGATGCTGCTCCCACACGGTTTCGAAGGTCAGGGGCCGGAGCATTCCTCGGCGCGTCTGGAACGCTATTTACAGTTGTGCGCGGACCAAAACATCCAGGTCTGCGTGCCGACGACGCCGGCGCAAATTTTTCATTTATTGCGGCGGCAAATGCTGCGCCAATACCGCAAACCGTTGATCGTGATGAGTCCGAAAAGCCTGCTGCGCCATAGATTGGCGGTATCGACGCTGGACGAATTGACCAGCGGCGGGTTTCAGACCGTTATCGGGGAAATCGACGATATCGATCCGTTTCATGTGACTCGACTAATACTGTGTGCCGGCAAGGTCTATTACGATCTGCTGGAAACCCGGCGCCAAGACAGTCTGAATCACGTGGCCATCGTCCGGATCGAACAGCTTTATCCGTTCCCGAATGAGCGATTCAAGCAGGAACTGGACAAATACCCCAACGTCGAACACATCGTTTGGTGTCAAGAAGAGCCGAAAAACCAAGGCGCCTGGTACCAAAGCCGACACCATTTCATCGAACACGTTTCCCCGGAGATTACAATCGGCTATGCCGGCCGAGTAGCTTCCGCCGCACCGGCGGTTGGCAATTACAAAACCCATCTCAACGAACAAAAAGCGGTGGTTCACACCGCACTTTACGGTAGCAACGAAGGAACAACTCATGAGCTTTGA
- a CDS encoding DUF2914 domain-containing protein, which translates to MSENKVVIKINYDKSRSGQVPQTPKMVTVWHTGRIAAVAGLMAAAIMLSAWLFIDNSEQTPANLTPETLPMAPETSMRSDNAIVAPQVETSPLAARKSPGETPVSPSSISEQKRQPAIIYSRKVIRASLTYAIKDTEPTEQVKSASVQIRKEPIELYYFNEVKNLKGKTLFHQWFKDGQPVLKKTIEVKDNKAKVWTAKNLSSRDKGQWRVQLLGKKGELYSETGFDVIQ; encoded by the coding sequence ATGTCTGAAAATAAAGTCGTTATCAAAATAAACTACGATAAATCCAGAAGCGGTCAAGTACCCCAAACACCGAAGATGGTAACTGTTTGGCATACCGGGCGAATTGCCGCGGTAGCCGGGTTAATGGCGGCGGCTATCATGCTATCCGCGTGGTTATTCATCGACAATAGCGAGCAAACCCCGGCTAACCTTACGCCGGAAACCTTGCCAATGGCCCCGGAAACTAGTATGCGGTCCGACAATGCAATTGTGGCGCCGCAAGTTGAAACGTCGCCGTTGGCGGCGCGAAAATCTCCCGGAGAAACTCCGGTTTCTCCAAGCTCAATCTCGGAACAGAAACGTCAACCGGCCATCATTTACTCAAGGAAAGTGATCCGGGCATCGCTAACCTACGCTATAAAGGATACCGAGCCGACCGAGCAAGTCAAATCGGCTTCCGTTCAGATCAGGAAGGAGCCAATCGAGTTATATTACTTCAACGAGGTGAAAAACTTGAAAGGTAAGACCTTGTTTCATCAATGGTTCAAGGACGGCCAGCCGGTACTCAAAAAGACAATCGAGGTAAAAGATAATAAAGCCAAGGTTTGGACTGCTAAAAACTTGTCGTCCAGGGATAAAGGTCAGTGGCGAGTACAGTTGCTTGGAAAAAAAGGCGAACTATACTCAGAGACGGGATTCGATGTAATCCAATGA
- a CDS encoding H-NS histone family protein, whose translation MTDLTTLSESELQAVIENAEKVLKDRQSSKRKEVIAQIKDLATSIGVGVEIHELDKKAERKIGKVAARYRNPADANQTWSGRGLAPKWMQELLAAGRDKAEFEIA comes from the coding sequence ATGACTGATTTAACTACTTTATCCGAATCTGAATTGCAAGCAGTTATCGAAAACGCCGAGAAAGTCTTGAAAGACAGACAATCCAGCAAACGCAAGGAAGTAATTGCACAAATCAAGGACTTGGCGACTTCTATCGGCGTTGGCGTTGAAATACACGAACTCGACAAAAAAGCCGAAAGAAAAATCGGTAAAGTTGCCGCGCGTTATCGTAATCCTGCGGATGCCAACCAAACTTGGTCCGGTCGCGGATTGGCGCCAAAATGGATGCAGGAATTACTGGCCGCGGGTCGCGACAAAGCGGAATTTGAGATCGCTTAA
- a CDS encoding alpha/beta hydrolase: MGEAGRHWLLLRGLARETAHWGDFPLRLRSAFPASTVTCVDLPGTGSHFREACPTSIGSILELTRERAYRAGALERPVTLLALSLGGMVAWEWACRYPTDVAAGCLINTSFAGVSPFYRRLRWQSYGALANILLEREIGRRERRILELVSNQTRNIEELSKVWLDIQSERPVNPSNAAKQLIAAARFRPKTPPDGMPWLVLSGLGDRLVAPACSSAVSQRWQLSNDSHPWAGHDLPLDDPDWLVNRLRTWIANQGTEAID, encoded by the coding sequence ATGGGTGAGGCCGGTCGTCATTGGTTGCTACTGCGCGGTCTAGCGAGGGAAACCGCGCATTGGGGCGACTTTCCCTTACGCCTGCGGTCAGCCTTCCCAGCCTCTACGGTCACCTGTGTGGATTTACCCGGTACCGGTAGTCATTTTCGTGAGGCCTGCCCGACTTCGATAGGCAGCATCCTGGAACTAACCCGTGAGCGAGCCTATCGAGCCGGCGCGCTTGAACGCCCCGTCACACTGTTGGCGTTGTCGCTGGGCGGTATGGTGGCCTGGGAGTGGGCGTGTCGCTATCCCACAGACGTAGCCGCAGGGTGCTTGATCAATACGAGTTTCGCGGGCGTGAGTCCGTTTTATCGACGGCTACGCTGGCAAAGCTATGGGGCTTTGGCAAATATTTTACTGGAGCGGGAAATCGGTCGCCGCGAACGGCGAATTTTGGAACTGGTCTCGAATCAAACTCGAAATATCGAGGAATTGAGTAAGGTTTGGCTCGATATTCAAAGCGAACGCCCGGTCAATCCGAGCAACGCCGCCAAGCAATTGATCGCGGCGGCTCGATTTCGGCCGAAAACTCCGCCCGATGGCATGCCTTGGTTGGTATTGAGCGGCCTCGGCGACCGACTGGTCGCTCCGGCCTGCTCTAGTGCCGTTAGCCAACGCTGGCAATTATCCAATGATAGCCATCCGTGGGCTGGCCACGACTTACCGCTGGACGACCCTGACTGGCTAGTTAATCGGTTGCGGACCTGGATAGCAAATCAGGGAACCGAAGCGATCGATTAA
- a CDS encoding M14 family zinc carboxypeptidase, producing the protein MQRAFSELDELETVVARLGSRARCRVVETVACKDREFPIHCISLGSERPDAPVLAFFGGIHGLEKIGTEVILAYMQTIAALLDWDEEFNTRLTKSRLVFMPIVNPVGVFRGTRCNGNGVDLMRNSPIESVGKTRLYSGQRLSARLPWYRGDESRMEKEAQALCRVVHDELFPAPLAIAVDLHSGFGIQDRLWFPYASNRTPYPDIAEACALKQLFDACYPHHVYKIEPMSQEYVISGDLWDYLYDDHVARRARGKLFLPLTLEMGSWLWLRKNPTHLFQRHGLFHPLLPHRQQRIMRRHLTLFDFLYRCLLHPGAWAILDPERQQILRGQALANWYG; encoded by the coding sequence ATGCAACGTGCTTTTTCCGAACTCGACGAACTCGAGACGGTCGTCGCGCGCCTGGGCTCTCGTGCCAGATGCCGCGTTGTCGAAACCGTAGCCTGTAAGGATAGAGAATTCCCGATTCACTGCATCAGCCTCGGTTCCGAACGCCCGGATGCTCCGGTACTGGCCTTTTTTGGCGGCATCCACGGCCTGGAGAAAATCGGCACCGAAGTGATCCTGGCCTATATGCAGACCATAGCGGCTTTGCTGGACTGGGACGAGGAATTCAACACTCGCTTGACCAAGTCGCGGCTGGTGTTTATGCCGATCGTAAATCCGGTCGGCGTATTCCGGGGTACGCGCTGCAACGGGAACGGGGTCGATTTGATGCGCAATTCGCCGATCGAAAGCGTCGGCAAAACCCGCTTATACAGCGGCCAGCGACTGAGCGCGCGCTTGCCTTGGTACCGGGGCGACGAATCGCGGATGGAGAAGGAAGCCCAGGCACTGTGCCGAGTCGTCCACGACGAGCTGTTTCCTGCTCCGCTGGCGATCGCCGTGGACCTGCATTCCGGCTTCGGAATCCAGGACCGGCTGTGGTTTCCGTATGCCTCCAACCGTACCCCGTACCCGGACATCGCCGAGGCCTGCGCATTGAAGCAGCTGTTCGACGCCTGCTACCCTCATCACGTTTACAAAATCGAACCGATGAGTCAGGAATACGTGATCAGCGGCGATTTATGGGATTACCTTTACGACGACCATGTCGCGCGCCGTGCCAGAGGCAAATTGTTTTTACCGTTGACCTTGGAAATGGGGTCCTGGTTGTGGTTGCGCAAAAATCCGACCCATTTATTCCAACGCCATGGCTTATTCCATCCGTTACTACCGCATCGTCAACAACGCATCATGCGCCGCCACTTGACATTGTTCGATTTTTTATACCGGTGTTTGCTGCATCCCGGCGCTTGGGCGATTCTGGACCCGGAACGGCAGCAAATCTTGCGCGGCCAAGCCTTGGCGAATTGGTATGGGTGA
- a CDS encoding lysophospholipid acyltransferase family protein, whose protein sequence is MIDAERILHETYPDLKLGKDNKLLLKALKKLIHEDDFNDVIRKNQHLRGFAFLDKLLNYFKFSYQVGNESYNNIPAEGRLLIVANHPIGTLDGLALVKLIRSVRPDVRIVANRVLYHMEPLQSIFLPVDVLSEQKNLKNTYKIMLDALENEEAIIFFPAGEVSRITPKGIRDGKWQTGFLKLARKAQCPILPIHIKAKNSALFYSMSTLYKPLGTFLLVKEMFNKKGQEISFRVGAPIPYQAYAETEQTNKQLSQRFRKHVQNLGKKNQLALFDTVATVVHPSDTKAIKKALFQARLLGETRDGKKIFLYEFRDDCPVMREIARLRELTFRTVEEGTGLALDLDKFDVYYSHIVLWDDNDLEIVGAYRVGDGPRILANHGVEGFYSQTLFDLKSEFADYLPNSLELGRSFVQPRYWGQHSLEYLWYGIGAYLRERPDIKYLFGPVSISNAYPYAAKELIVGFYRQQFGATLPHAIARMPFTISETGQNFAAAEFAGDYSTSFKILNSELKKLGVKVPTLYKQYVELCVDNGCHFIDFNIDPDFNNCIDSLIMVEVDKIAPKKRQRYIERSLAG, encoded by the coding sequence ATGATCGATGCCGAACGCATTTTGCACGAGACTTACCCCGACCTGAAACTCGGCAAGGACAACAAACTGCTGCTGAAGGCATTGAAAAAACTGATACATGAAGACGACTTCAACGACGTCATTCGCAAAAACCAACATCTGCGTGGCTTCGCGTTTCTCGATAAATTGCTGAATTATTTTAAGTTCAGCTACCAAGTCGGTAACGAATCCTACAACAACATCCCGGCCGAGGGGCGGCTGCTGATCGTCGCCAATCATCCGATCGGCACCCTGGACGGCTTGGCGCTGGTGAAATTGATCCGCTCGGTGCGACCAGATGTGCGTATCGTTGCCAATCGCGTGCTGTACCACATGGAGCCGCTGCAATCGATATTCTTGCCGGTCGACGTGCTGTCCGAACAAAAGAATCTGAAAAACACCTACAAAATTATGCTGGACGCGTTGGAAAACGAGGAAGCGATCATCTTCTTTCCTGCCGGCGAAGTATCGCGGATCACGCCCAAGGGCATACGCGACGGCAAATGGCAAACCGGTTTCTTGAAGCTGGCTCGCAAAGCCCAATGCCCGATCTTACCCATCCATATCAAGGCCAAGAATTCCGCGTTGTTTTACAGCATGTCCACGCTGTACAAACCGCTCGGCACCTTTCTGTTGGTCAAGGAAATGTTCAATAAGAAAGGCCAAGAAATCAGCTTTCGGGTCGGTGCGCCTATCCCCTACCAGGCTTACGCCGAAACCGAGCAAACCAATAAACAACTGAGCCAGCGCTTTCGCAAGCACGTGCAGAATCTTGGCAAGAAAAACCAACTGGCCTTGTTCGACACGGTGGCGACCGTCGTGCATCCGTCCGATACCAAGGCGATTAAAAAAGCCTTGTTCCAAGCGCGTCTGCTGGGCGAAACCCGCGATGGCAAAAAGATCTTTCTATATGAATTTCGCGACGACTGTCCGGTGATGCGAGAGATCGCCCGCTTGCGCGAGCTGACCTTCCGCACTGTCGAGGAAGGTACCGGGTTGGCGCTGGACCTGGATAAGTTCGACGTGTATTACAGCCATATCGTATTGTGGGACGACAACGATCTGGAAATCGTCGGCGCCTACCGGGTCGGCGACGGTCCGCGCATTTTGGCCAATCATGGCGTCGAGGGCTTTTACAGTCAAACCTTGTTCGACTTGAAAAGCGAGTTCGCCGACTATCTGCCCAACAGCCTCGAACTGGGCCGCAGCTTCGTGCAACCGCGTTATTGGGGGCAGCATAGTCTGGAGTATCTCTGGTATGGCATCGGCGCCTATTTGCGCGAACGTCCCGATATTAAATATTTGTTCGGGCCGGTCAGTATCAGTAACGCCTATCCTTACGCCGCCAAGGAGTTAATCGTGGGATTTTACCGCCAGCAATTCGGTGCCACCCTCCCCCACGCGATTGCCAGGATGCCGTTCACGATTTCCGAAACCGGTCAGAATTTCGCGGCCGCCGAATTCGCCGGCGACTATTCAACCAGCTTCAAGATTCTCAATTCCGAACTGAAAAAGCTGGGCGTCAAGGTGCCAACCTTATACAAGCAATACGTGGAATTATGCGTGGATAACGGCTGTCATTTCATCGACTTCAATATCGATCCGGACTTCAATAACTGCATAGACAGCCTGATCATGGTCGAGGTCGATAAAATTGCGCCGAAAAAGCGCCAACGTTATATCGAGCGATCCTTGGCGGGGTAA